The following proteins are encoded in a genomic region of Cyclonatronum proteinivorum:
- a CDS encoding AAA family ATPase: MKIETIRLKNFKVFQNLEIRDLPKLAIFVGANGSGKSTLFEVFAFLSEALSGNVRSALAGRGGFREVKSRDSEGNVEIELQFRLEISGRERLVTYLLEISEEAGRPVVAREILKYKRGRYGSPYHFLDFARGSGTAITNEEDFDKSDEELEREEQKLGSPDILAIKGLGQFDRFKAASAFRSFIENWHVSDFHISEARPVREAGYAEHLSPRGDNLALVAQFMFENHREVFDALLEKMAQRVPGVQKVEAKLTEDGRIVLRFQDGNFKDPFVARFVSDGTIKMFAYLLMLHDPQPHPLLCIEEPENQLYPTLLPELLEEFRMYANKGGQVFVTSHSPDFLNAAEADEVFWLDKREGYTQIRRASDDPFISAQVKAGNPLGYLWKSNMFEGSHPNG; this comes from the coding sequence ATGAAAATTGAGACCATCCGCCTGAAAAACTTCAAGGTTTTCCAAAATCTGGAAATCCGGGATCTGCCAAAGCTCGCTATTTTTGTAGGTGCCAACGGGAGCGGGAAATCGACTTTATTTGAGGTGTTTGCCTTTCTTTCGGAAGCCCTAAGTGGTAATGTGCGCAGCGCGCTCGCGGGAAGGGGCGGATTTCGGGAAGTGAAAAGCAGAGACAGTGAGGGGAACGTTGAGATTGAGCTGCAATTCCGGCTGGAAATCAGCGGTCGGGAGCGGCTTGTGACCTACCTGCTGGAGATCAGTGAAGAAGCGGGGCGTCCGGTTGTGGCCCGCGAAATTCTGAAATACAAGCGGGGGCGTTACGGCTCGCCTTATCATTTTCTGGATTTTGCGAGAGGCTCAGGCACGGCAATCACAAACGAGGAAGATTTCGACAAAAGCGATGAAGAACTGGAGCGGGAAGAACAAAAGCTGGGAAGTCCGGATATTCTGGCGATTAAGGGTCTGGGGCAGTTCGACCGGTTCAAGGCGGCAAGTGCGTTCCGCTCGTTTATTGAAAACTGGCACGTTTCGGATTTCCACATTTCGGAAGCACGCCCCGTAAGGGAGGCCGGCTACGCGGAACACCTTTCGCCTCGGGGCGATAATCTGGCACTCGTAGCACAGTTCATGTTTGAAAATCACCGGGAGGTATTTGATGCGCTGCTGGAGAAGATGGCGCAACGCGTGCCCGGCGTGCAGAAAGTTGAGGCGAAGCTGACTGAGGACGGACGCATTGTGCTGCGGTTTCAGGACGGCAATTTCAAGGACCCGTTTGTAGCGCGATTTGTTTCGGATGGCACCATCAAAATGTTTGCATATCTGCTGATGCTGCATGATCCGCAGCCGCACCCGCTGCTTTGTATCGAGGAACCCGAAAATCAGCTTTACCCAACCCTGCTGCCTGAGCTTCTGGAAGAATTCCGCATGTATGCAAACAAGGGCGGACAGGTTTTTGTGACCTCTCACAGTCCGGATTTCCTGAATGCGGCTGAAGCCGACGAGGTTTTTTGGCTGGACAAGCGGGAAGGCTACACGCAAATCAGGCGGGCATCAGACGACCCGTTTATTTCCGCACAGGTCAAAGCCGGAAACCCGCTCGGCTACCTGTGGAAATCGAACATGTTTGAAGGAAGTCACCCCAATGGATAG
- a CDS encoding TolC family protein produces MSRFSPVLTMRFGLFAACFFLVFRVMASQPALAAPAATGSGWSGTEATADTSQSAPMTLEQAFERALQHNHAIRIERLTEEQARNDISRGNAGQLPVIELSGSAELSRNNTDLELANFDDPAAGNTAITVNGAESRTFEAGVNLRYTLFDGFSGRYRFRQLQQLGSLAELSTRITIEQTLFEVAQRYFQVLEAKEQLEIERENLRSSELRLDFTRDARQFGNARQLDVLNAEVNTGNDQIRVEEARNALTEAWRALQLLLGMEISRDDQTPALHTGYEPDAGLILDTLLQSALERNVRVMLSQSELSLAEVQRQLAGTGRFPELSLQGRYGYLNQENDANQLHTLEQNGFSASVNLRYVLFNGFTTRRTIENAAIERRSREENRIQVLRSVETDVLNSWSALQTQQRALRLSEQTVSAAELQFQEAQEAARQGRVTAIELRDAQLTLLEARLQQTRIRQALRLREIELLLLSGMMDI; encoded by the coding sequence ATGAGCCGCTTTTCCCCCGTACTTACCATGCGCTTTGGCCTGTTTGCCGCTTGTTTTTTTCTGGTGTTTCGGGTGATGGCTTCACAGCCCGCACTTGCAGCCCCGGCAGCTACCGGCTCCGGATGGAGTGGTACCGAAGCGACGGCGGATACATCGCAGTCCGCCCCCATGACGCTGGAGCAAGCTTTCGAACGGGCGCTGCAGCACAATCACGCCATCCGGATCGAACGCCTGACCGAAGAACAGGCCCGGAACGACATCAGCCGGGGCAATGCGGGTCAGCTGCCGGTCATTGAGCTCAGCGGCAGCGCCGAGCTAAGCCGGAACAACACCGATCTCGAGCTTGCCAACTTCGACGATCCCGCAGCGGGCAACACCGCCATCACCGTAAACGGCGCTGAAAGCCGCACCTTTGAAGCGGGCGTCAACCTGCGCTACACCCTCTTCGACGGCTTCAGCGGACGCTACCGCTTTCGGCAGCTTCAACAGCTCGGAAGCCTCGCGGAGCTCAGCACCCGGATCACCATTGAGCAAACCCTGTTCGAAGTCGCACAGCGTTACTTTCAGGTGCTTGAAGCCAAAGAGCAGCTCGAGATTGAGCGCGAAAACCTGCGCAGCTCCGAGCTGCGGCTCGACTTCACCCGCGACGCCCGGCAGTTCGGCAATGCGCGTCAGCTTGATGTACTGAATGCCGAAGTCAATACCGGCAACGATCAGATCCGCGTAGAAGAAGCCCGGAACGCGCTCACCGAAGCCTGGCGTGCCCTGCAGCTGCTGCTCGGCATGGAAATCAGCCGGGACGACCAAACTCCGGCCCTGCACACCGGCTATGAACCCGACGCCGGTCTCATACTCGACACCCTGCTCCAAAGCGCGCTCGAGCGCAACGTGCGGGTAATGCTCAGCCAAAGCGAGCTCAGCCTCGCCGAAGTACAGCGTCAGCTTGCCGGCACCGGACGCTTTCCCGAACTCAGCCTGCAGGGTCGCTACGGCTACCTCAATCAGGAAAACGACGCCAATCAGCTGCATACACTTGAACAAAACGGCTTTAGCGCCTCCGTAAACCTGCGCTACGTGCTCTTCAACGGCTTCACGACGCGCCGTACTATCGAAAACGCCGCCATCGAACGCCGCAGCCGCGAAGAAAACCGGATTCAGGTACTGCGCTCAGTCGAGACCGATGTGCTCAACAGCTGGTCGGCCCTGCAGACCCAACAGCGCGCACTCCGCCTGTCCGAACAAACGGTCAGCGCCGCTGAGCTGCAGTTTCAGGAAGCCCAAGAAGCCGCGCGACAGGGCCGCGTCACCGCCATTGAGCTCCGCGACGCGCAGCTCACCCTGCTCGAAGCCCGCCTGCAGCAAACCCGAATCCGACAGGCCCTCCGCCTCCGCGAAATCGAACTGCTGCTCCTCAGCGGGATGATGGATATCTGA